The Desulfurellaceae bacterium genome includes a region encoding these proteins:
- a CDS encoding VOC family protein, translating to MTQPLYTVRQLAYVVRDMDAALKYWVDVLKVGPFFVYEHCPLENQRYLGQPSNVDVTLALGNSGDLQIELIFQHDQTPSVYKEFLDAGRVGVHHFGLMPEDYKAACAQYRALGYEAAFECTVSDAELVYFDTVKTIGHYTELWDNNDVFKKLFMIVENAAKGWDGTNPVRPGPL from the coding sequence ATGACACAACCCCTGTATACCGTTCGACAGCTAGCCTACGTGGTCAGAGACATGGATGCGGCTCTCAAGTATTGGGTCGATGTGCTGAAGGTCGGCCCGTTTTTTGTGTACGAACACTGCCCGCTGGAAAACCAGCGCTATCTGGGCCAGCCGTCCAATGTGGACGTGACCCTGGCCCTGGGTAACAGCGGCGACCTGCAAATCGAGCTGATCTTCCAGCACGACCAGACCCCCTCGGTGTATAAAGAGTTCCTGGACGCCGGACGGGTCGGCGTGCATCACTTTGGGCTGATGCCGGAGGACTATAAGGCGGCCTGTGCGCAGTACCGGGCACTCGGCTATGAGGCCGCGTTTGAGTGCACGGTCAGCGACGCCGAGCTGGTGTATTTCGATACGGTCAAGACCATCGGGCATTACACCGAGCTGTGGGACAACAACGACGTGTTCAAGAAATTATTCATGATCGTCGAGAACGCGGCCAAGGGCTGGGACGGCACCAACCCGGTTCGCCCCGGCCCCCTATAA